Proteins encoded in a region of the Streptomyces violaceoruber genome:
- a CDS encoding HAD-IC family P-type ATPase: MKNQLDEPGGAVRVGGGGGLSAAEVAERVAAGQVNDVPARSSRTIGEIVRSNLFTRINAIIGVLFVIVMIVGPVQDGLFGGVILANTAIGIIQEVRAKRTLDQLAIVGESRPRVWRDGQRLELSASEIVIDDSIDLGQGDKIVVDGTVTSGDSLEVDESLLTGEADPVVKQPGDPVMSGSFVVAGSGTFTATRVGKEAYASQLADEARRFSLVNSELRNGIDRILKFVTYAIVPAGIALIITQFVVNDDNFSEAIRRMVGGLVPMVPEGLVLLTSLAFAVGVVRLGKKQCLVQELPAIEGLARVDTVCLDKTGTLTEASMDVDEVLPLLPELPVDAVLGALGAADERPNASLQAIIESYPAPEGWRRTATAPFSSARRWSGASFAEPSGTESAWLLGAPDTMLPAGHSVLTAADSYGARGLRVLLLARSDRPLDALMDDPAAVPAAVTAAALVVIKQRVRPEARATLDYFADQGVTAKVISGDNAVSVGAVASSLSLPGAERPVDARFLPDEPAELADAVEENTVFGRVGPQQKRDMVGALQSRGHTVAMTGDGVNDVLALKDADIGVGMGSGSPATRAVAQIVLLNNNFSALPSVVAEGRRVIGNIERVANLFLTKTVYSVLMALVVVIAQVPYPFLPRHITLVGSLTIGIPAFFLALAPNKERARSNFVGRVLRFAIPAGALAAAATSVAYLIARSVYDDNLDAETSAATLALFLTALWALAVIARPYTWWRVLLVLTMAVGFAVVLVVPYLQEFFQLKLVGVTAPWAAVACAAVAGLVLEFVWARMRRRLDAD, from the coding sequence ATGAAGAACCAGTTGGACGAGCCGGGGGGCGCGGTCCGCGTCGGCGGGGGTGGCGGCCTGAGCGCGGCGGAGGTCGCCGAACGGGTCGCGGCGGGGCAGGTCAACGACGTACCGGCCCGGTCGAGCCGCACGATCGGGGAGATCGTCCGCAGCAACCTGTTCACCCGCATCAACGCGATCATCGGCGTGCTGTTCGTCATCGTGATGATCGTCGGGCCGGTGCAGGACGGTCTGTTCGGCGGCGTCATCCTCGCCAACACCGCGATCGGCATCATCCAGGAGGTGCGCGCCAAGCGGACCCTGGACCAGCTGGCGATCGTCGGCGAGAGCCGGCCGCGGGTGTGGCGGGACGGGCAGCGGCTGGAACTCAGCGCCTCCGAGATCGTCATCGACGACTCCATCGACCTCGGTCAGGGCGACAAGATCGTGGTGGACGGCACCGTCACCTCGGGCGACAGCCTGGAGGTCGACGAGTCGCTGCTCACCGGCGAGGCCGACCCGGTGGTCAAGCAGCCCGGCGACCCGGTGATGTCCGGCAGCTTCGTGGTGGCCGGCTCGGGGACGTTCACCGCCACCCGGGTGGGCAAGGAGGCGTACGCCTCGCAGCTCGCCGACGAGGCGCGGCGCTTCAGCCTCGTCAACTCCGAGCTGCGCAACGGCATCGACCGGATCCTGAAGTTCGTCACCTACGCGATCGTCCCGGCGGGCATCGCGCTGATCATCACCCAGTTCGTGGTGAACGACGACAACTTCTCGGAGGCGATCCGGCGCATGGTGGGCGGTCTCGTCCCCATGGTGCCCGAGGGCCTGGTGCTGCTGACCTCGCTGGCCTTCGCGGTCGGCGTGGTCCGGCTCGGCAAGAAGCAGTGCCTCGTGCAGGAGCTGCCCGCCATCGAGGGGCTGGCGCGGGTGGACACGGTCTGCCTGGACAAGACGGGCACGCTCACCGAGGCCTCGATGGACGTCGACGAGGTCCTTCCGCTGCTGCCGGAGCTGCCGGTCGACGCGGTGCTCGGTGCCCTGGGCGCCGCCGACGAGCGGCCCAACGCCAGCCTCCAGGCGATCATCGAGTCGTACCCCGCCCCCGAGGGCTGGCGGCGCACCGCCACCGCGCCGTTCTCGTCCGCCCGGCGCTGGAGCGGCGCCTCCTTCGCCGAGCCCTCCGGCACGGAGTCGGCGTGGCTGCTGGGGGCACCGGACACGATGCTGCCGGCCGGGCACTCGGTGCTCACCGCCGCCGACTCCTACGGGGCCCGGGGCCTGCGGGTCCTGCTCCTGGCGCGCAGCGACCGGCCGCTGGACGCGCTGATGGACGACCCCGCGGCCGTGCCCGCCGCCGTCACGGCCGCCGCGCTCGTCGTCATCAAGCAGCGGGTGCGGCCGGAGGCGCGGGCCACCCTGGACTACTTCGCCGACCAGGGCGTCACGGCCAAGGTGATCTCGGGCGACAACGCGGTCTCGGTGGGAGCCGTGGCGTCGAGCCTGTCGCTGCCCGGGGCGGAACGGCCGGTGGACGCCCGGTTCCTGCCGGACGAGCCGGCCGAACTGGCCGACGCGGTCGAGGAGAACACCGTCTTCGGACGGGTGGGACCGCAGCAGAAGCGGGACATGGTGGGCGCGCTCCAGTCCCGCGGGCACACCGTGGCGATGACGGGCGACGGCGTCAACGACGTCCTCGCGCTCAAGGACGCGGACATCGGCGTGGGGATGGGCTCGGGCAGCCCGGCCACCCGGGCGGTCGCGCAGATCGTCCTGCTGAACAACAACTTCTCGGCGCTGCCCTCGGTGGTCGCGGAGGGGCGCCGGGTCATCGGCAACATCGAGCGGGTGGCCAACCTCTTCCTCACCAAGACCGTCTACTCGGTGCTGATGGCGCTGGTGGTCGTGATCGCCCAGGTGCCCTACCCGTTCCTGCCGCGCCACATCACGCTGGTCGGGTCGCTGACCATCGGCATCCCCGCGTTCTTCCTCGCCCTCGCGCCCAACAAGGAGCGGGCCAGGTCCAACTTCGTCGGCCGGGTGCTCAGGTTCGCGATCCCGGCCGGCGCGCTCGCGGCCGCCGCCACCTCGGTCGCCTATCTGATCGCCCGGTCGGTGTACGACGACAACCTGGACGCCGAGACCTCGGCGGCGACCCTCGCGCTGTTCCTCACGGCCCTGTGGGCGCTGGCCGTCATCGCCCGCCCCTACACCTGGTGGCGCGTGCTGCTGGTGCTGACCATGGCGGTGGGCTTCGCCGTGGTGCTGGTGGTGCCCTACCTCCAGGAGTTCTTCCAGCTGAAGCTGGTCGGCGTCACCGCGCCGTGGGCGGCGGTCGCCTGTGCGGCGGTCGCCGGGCTGGTGCTGGAGTTCGTGTGGGCACGTATGCGGCGTCGTCTCGACGCCGACTGA
- a CDS encoding class I SAM-dependent methyltransferase, which yields MRAQTSGPTVTGDDVQGQLAELRRSHPELHALADPRRIAAWEAARGSAPGRHDDFGADGEGSRGVEYVQAQALNRRARETGIRKLLGFAETARRTAAGDRPVLVDLLGGDGLVRKVCEELGIGDFNILTCDASPHMVTTAWAAGVPALLQRAEQPLLRDHSVDAVLLAYGSHHVPSSDRQTVATEARRMLRPGGTFVLHDFLVGSPVDVWFEEVTDVYSATGHKFLHFTRDEIEGYLEKAGYDHREVVEIDDPYTAVAATPEEAELEIGRYLLNMYGLVKVFEGRTEQEAYRWVAETAKAVFRYPDAEGGLASSELRQEGTGGWRVTIPRRAVVGVGRVSATAGKAA from the coding sequence ATGCGCGCACAGACGAGCGGACCCACCGTGACCGGGGACGACGTGCAGGGGCAGCTGGCGGAACTGCGGCGGAGCCACCCCGAGCTGCACGCCCTGGCCGACCCCCGGCGGATCGCCGCCTGGGAGGCGGCCAGGGGCAGCGCCCCCGGGCGGCACGACGATTTCGGCGCCGACGGCGAGGGCAGCCGGGGCGTGGAGTACGTACAGGCCCAGGCCCTCAACCGGCGCGCCCGCGAGACGGGGATCAGGAAGCTCCTCGGCTTCGCCGAGACCGCCCGCCGCACCGCGGCCGGCGACCGGCCCGTCCTGGTCGACCTGCTCGGCGGCGACGGACTGGTGCGCAAGGTCTGCGAGGAGCTGGGCATCGGCGACTTCAACATCCTCACCTGCGACGCGTCCCCCCACATGGTGACCACGGCGTGGGCGGCCGGCGTGCCCGCCCTGCTCCAGCGGGCCGAGCAGCCGCTGCTGCGCGACCACAGCGTCGACGCCGTACTGCTGGCCTACGGCTCGCACCACGTGCCGTCCTCGGACCGGCAGACGGTGGCCACCGAGGCCCGCCGGATGCTCCGCCCCGGCGGCACGTTCGTCCTGCACGACTTCCTCGTCGGCTCGCCGGTGGACGTGTGGTTCGAGGAGGTCACCGACGTGTACTCGGCGACCGGCCACAAGTTCCTGCACTTCACCCGGGACGAGATCGAGGGGTACCTGGAGAAGGCCGGCTACGACCACCGCGAGGTCGTGGAGATCGACGACCCCTACACCGCGGTCGCCGCCACCCCCGAGGAGGCGGAGCTGGAGATCGGCCGGTACCTGCTGAACATGTACGGCCTGGTCAAGGTCTTCGAGGGGCGCACCGAGCAGGAGGCGTACCGCTGGGTCGCCGAGACCGCCAAGGCCGTCTTCCGCTACCCGGACGCCGAGGGCGGCCTCGCCTCGAGCGAACTGCGCCAGGAGGGCACCGGCGGGTGGCGCGTCACCATTCCGCGGCGTGCCGTCGTCGGAGTGGGCCGGGTCTCGGCCACCGCCGGGAAGGCGGCATGA
- a CDS encoding anthranilate synthase component I family protein yields the protein MTTHAAEAPTTDPQGAPGSQKPPDATEAEEAARATVPHRAAAAALAREHDVVPLHQEFLDDSVSPVTAFAQLCGPDEAGFLLESVPVSGGVARYSYVGHRPVPLEPTGGDPLTALRSHLARSVAPVPGLPPFHGGVVGYLGYEAARHFEDLPLAAGPPPGLPESAFLAADDLVVFDHATRRVLLMTLYRPARESYDDAVARIVRLNRALRRAPAPAAFSGRPLAAATPADHGTQGWTANLTEAQFTERVARAREHIAAGDAFQIVLSRRLSRPLRARPTDLYRHLRATNPSPYMYHLSLGGGRHVIGASPELLVKAEGRTVRTRPLAGTRPRHPDPAEDLRLERELRADEKERAEHVMLVDLGRNDLGRVTEPGTVRVERLMRVERFSHVMHLSSTVRGRLAEGRDALDALRSAFPAGTLSGAPKIRAMEIIAELEPEQRGVYGGALGFVGADGLTDFAIALRTMVVADGHVHVQAGAGIVADSDPAAEFRETLHKSRAMLTAVRRAEAAA from the coding sequence ATGACCACCCACGCCGCCGAGGCGCCCACGACGGACCCACAGGGCGCACCGGGCTCACAGAAGCCACCGGACGCGACGGAGGCCGAGGAGGCCGCCCGCGCCACCGTCCCGCACCGCGCCGCCGCCGCGGCACTCGCCCGCGAGCACGACGTCGTCCCGCTCCACCAGGAGTTCCTGGACGACTCGGTCAGCCCCGTCACCGCCTTCGCCCAGCTGTGCGGACCGGACGAGGCGGGCTTCCTGCTGGAGAGCGTGCCGGTCTCCGGCGGCGTGGCACGGTACTCGTACGTCGGTCACCGACCGGTGCCGCTCGAGCCGACCGGCGGCGACCCGCTGACCGCGCTGCGGTCCCACCTGGCCCGGTCCGTGGCGCCGGTGCCCGGACTGCCGCCGTTCCACGGCGGCGTCGTCGGCTACCTCGGGTACGAGGCGGCCCGCCACTTCGAGGACCTGCCCCTGGCCGCCGGACCGCCGCCCGGACTGCCCGAGTCCGCCTTCCTCGCCGCCGACGACCTCGTCGTCTTCGACCACGCGACCCGGCGCGTCCTGCTGATGACCCTGTACCGCCCGGCCCGCGAGTCCTACGACGACGCCGTCGCCCGCATCGTGCGCCTCAACCGCGCCCTGCGCCGCGCGCCGGCACCCGCCGCCTTCTCCGGCCGCCCGCTCGCCGCCGCCACGCCGGCCGACCACGGGACGCAGGGCTGGACCGCGAACCTCACCGAGGCACAGTTCACCGAGCGGGTCGCCCGCGCCCGGGAGCACATCGCGGCCGGTGACGCCTTCCAGATCGTGCTCTCCCGGCGGCTCAGCAGGCCGCTGCGCGCCCGGCCGACCGACCTGTACCGGCACCTGCGGGCCACCAACCCCTCGCCGTACATGTACCACCTGAGCCTGGGCGGCGGCCGGCACGTGATCGGCGCCTCGCCCGAGCTGCTCGTCAAGGCGGAGGGCCGCACGGTGCGCACCCGGCCCCTCGCGGGCACCCGGCCCCGCCACCCCGACCCCGCCGAGGACCTGCGGCTGGAGCGGGAGCTGCGCGCCGACGAGAAGGAACGCGCCGAACACGTCATGCTGGTCGACCTCGGTCGCAACGACCTGGGCCGGGTCACCGAGCCGGGCACGGTCCGGGTGGAGCGGCTGATGCGGGTCGAGCGCTTCTCCCACGTGATGCACCTGTCGTCCACCGTGCGCGGACGGCTCGCCGAGGGCCGGGACGCGCTGGACGCCCTGCGCTCGGCCTTCCCCGCCGGAACGCTCTCCGGGGCGCCCAAGATCCGGGCCATGGAGATCATCGCCGAGCTGGAGCCCGAGCAGCGCGGGGTGTACGGCGGCGCCCTCGGCTTCGTCGGCGCGGACGGTCTGACCGACTTCGCCATCGCCCTGCGCACCATGGTCGTCGCCGACGGCCACGTGCACGTGCAGGCGGGCGCCGGGATCGTCGCCGACTCCGACCCCGCGGCCGAGTTCCGCGAGACCCTGCACAAGTCGCGCGCCATGCTCACGGCCGTACGGCGGGCGGAGGCGGCGGCATGA
- a CDS encoding anthranilate synthase component II, producing MSAPTGTRVGTAPRVAVIDNYDSFTYNLVHYVAELGGRPTVFRNDAVTVAELAGFDLLLLSPGPGTPAGAGICVDAVRALGARLPVLGVCLGHQAVAVAYGGSVVRGEQVHGKASAVHHDGGGVFAGLPDPFSATRYHSLVVEPAGLPDELTVTARTADGTVMGLRHRTHPVHGVQFHPESVLSPEGKQLIANFLECVDD from the coding sequence ATGAGCGCCCCCACCGGCACCCGCGTGGGCACGGCGCCACGGGTCGCGGTGATCGACAACTACGACTCGTTCACCTACAACCTCGTCCACTACGTCGCCGAACTGGGCGGCCGCCCCACGGTGTTCCGCAACGACGCCGTCACCGTCGCCGAACTCGCCGGATTCGACCTGCTGCTGCTCTCGCCGGGCCCCGGCACCCCCGCCGGCGCCGGCATCTGCGTGGACGCGGTCCGCGCACTCGGCGCACGGCTGCCCGTCCTCGGCGTGTGCCTGGGCCACCAGGCCGTCGCCGTCGCCTACGGCGGCTCGGTGGTGCGCGGCGAGCAGGTGCACGGCAAGGCCAGTGCCGTGCACCACGACGGCGGCGGGGTGTTCGCCGGCCTGCCCGACCCGTTCAGCGCCACCCGCTACCACTCGCTCGTGGTCGAGCCCGCCGGCCTGCCGGACGAGCTGACCGTCACCGCCCGCACCGCGGACGGCACGGTCATGGGCCTGCGCCACCGCACGCACCCGGTCCACGGGGTGCAGTTCCACCCCGAGTCGGTGCTCAGCCCCGAGGGCAAGCAGCTGATCGCGAACTTCCTGGAGTGCGTCGATGATTGA
- the trpD gene encoding anthranilate phosphoribosyltransferase, with product MQRPLTEAEAADAMRVIMRGEATAAQIAAFALAVTVRGASADNLAGMARAAQEFATPVPRAGGDLLDTCGTGGDGLNTFNISTAAAIVAAACGVRVAKHGNRSASSACGSADVLEELGVRIDLGAEEAAACLDRTGITFLFAPVFHPAFRHTAGPRRELGARTVFNLLGPLCNPSGARLRTLGVPSRELVEPMTEVLERLGVTRALVFHSADGMDELSTAAPAHLVELRDGRRTTHRFDPAEHGLARSRPGDLAGGDRAVNAAVLRRVLAGGRGPARDVVLLNAAAALRVAGLAGTWSDGLRLAASAVDGGAAAGLLDRWAHASWQRADLVEVPA from the coding sequence GTGCAACGGCCCCTCACCGAGGCCGAGGCGGCCGACGCGATGCGCGTGATCATGCGCGGCGAGGCCACGGCCGCCCAGATCGCCGCCTTCGCACTGGCCGTCACGGTCCGCGGCGCCTCCGCCGACAACCTGGCCGGCATGGCCCGCGCCGCCCAGGAGTTCGCCACCCCGGTCCCGCGCGCGGGCGGCGATCTGCTCGACACCTGCGGGACCGGCGGCGACGGGCTGAACACCTTCAACATCTCCACCGCCGCCGCGATCGTCGCCGCCGCCTGCGGGGTACGGGTCGCCAAGCACGGCAACCGCAGCGCGTCCTCCGCCTGCGGCAGCGCCGACGTGCTGGAGGAACTGGGCGTCCGCATCGACCTCGGCGCCGAGGAGGCCGCCGCCTGCCTGGACCGCACCGGGATCACCTTCCTGTTCGCCCCGGTCTTCCACCCGGCCTTCCGGCACACGGCGGGACCGCGCCGGGAACTGGGCGCGCGGACCGTCTTCAACCTGCTGGGACCCCTGTGCAACCCCTCGGGCGCCCGGCTGCGCACCCTGGGGGTGCCGAGCCGCGAGCTGGTGGAACCGATGACCGAGGTCCTCGAACGGCTCGGCGTCACCCGCGCCCTGGTCTTCCACAGCGCGGACGGCATGGACGAACTGAGCACCGCCGCCCCCGCCCACCTGGTCGAACTGCGCGACGGACGGCGCACCACCCACCGCTTCGACCCCGCCGAGCACGGCCTGGCCCGGTCCCGCCCCGGCGACCTGGCGGGCGGCGACCGCGCCGTCAACGCGGCCGTCCTGCGCCGTGTCCTGGCCGGCGGGCGCGGACCCGCGCGGGACGTCGTCCTGCTCAACGCCGCCGCGGCGCTGCGGGTCGCCGGCCTGGCCGGCACCTGGTCCGACGGGCTGCGGCTGGCCGCGTCCGCCGTCGACGGGGGCGCCGCCGCGGGCCTGCTCGACCGCTGGGCCCACGCCTCCTGGCAGCGGGCGGACCTGGTGGAGGTGCCGGCATGA
- the trpC gene encoding indole-3-glycerol phosphate synthase TrpC: protein MSGILAGLVAEAESQTGRRRALRTEAKLTELAAAAPPARDFAAALREPGLAVIAEMKPRSPSKGPLTDDYRPAELARAYQGGGAHAVSVLTHEAGFGGSPDHLAVARAACELPVLRKDFVVDEYQILEARALGADALLLIVAALAPARLAALLARTRACGMEALVEVHDEREVDVALEAGADVIGVNHRDLRDFSIDRTLSARLRGRVGTGRVMVGESGVRGAPDARALEAAGVDAVLVGELLMRAGDPGTTIKGLVG, encoded by the coding sequence ATGAGCGGCATCCTCGCCGGCCTCGTCGCCGAGGCCGAGTCGCAGACCGGGCGCCGGCGCGCGCTGCGCACCGAGGCGAAGCTGACCGAGCTGGCCGCCGCGGCGCCCCCGGCCCGGGACTTCGCCGCCGCGCTGCGCGAACCCGGGCTCGCGGTCATCGCCGAGATGAAGCCCCGCAGCCCCTCCAAGGGGCCGCTCACCGACGACTACCGGCCGGCCGAACTGGCCCGCGCCTATCAGGGCGGCGGCGCCCACGCCGTGTCGGTGCTCACCCACGAGGCGGGCTTCGGCGGCAGCCCGGACCACCTGGCCGTCGCCCGCGCCGCCTGCGAACTCCCCGTCCTACGCAAGGACTTCGTCGTCGACGAGTACCAGATCCTGGAGGCCCGGGCGCTCGGCGCCGACGCCCTGCTGCTGATCGTCGCCGCGCTCGCCCCCGCACGGCTCGCCGCACTCCTGGCCCGCACCCGTGCCTGCGGCATGGAGGCGCTGGTCGAGGTGCACGACGAACGGGAAGTGGACGTGGCCCTGGAGGCGGGCGCCGACGTGATCGGCGTCAACCACCGCGACCTGCGGGACTTCTCGATCGACCGGACCCTTTCGGCCCGGCTGCGGGGGCGGGTCGGCACCGGGCGGGTCATGGTCGGGGAGAGCGGCGTGCGCGGCGCACCCGACGCCCGCGCGCTGGAAGCGGCCGGGGTGGACGCGGTCCTGGTCGGAGAACTGCTCATGCGGGCCGGTGACCCCGGTACCACGATCAAGGGACTGGTCGGATGA
- a CDS encoding class II 3-deoxy-7-phosphoheptulonate synthase — MTASDTYTQPRTAPAGTGTAAPGPTGPAADAGRGGWTPGSWRSRPAAQQPEWPDPGELRGVEDTLALRPPLVLPDEILDLRRSLAQVAAGEGFLLQAGDCAERFGSCTEAGVRGKLRVILQVAILLTYGSGLPVVKVGRIAGQFGKPRSRPTETVDGVELPVYRGDIVNGPEFTAEARRPDAGRLLSAYHHASAALNVLRALTLGGYADLGQVHDWNQEFVRRSPAGQRYEKAADDITWALRFMSACGLDTRSQAALHQVQLYTSHEALLPQYEQALIRYDEKRRGWFDTSAHLLWIGDRTRGVDGAHVELLAGVDNPVGVKVGPTMGVDDLRELCERLDPDRAPGRLVLISRLGAGRGAELLPPLLRAVRDAGHAPVWACDPMHGNTFVSASGYKTRRLSDITTEVAEFFAVHREEGLHPGGIHLELTGDDVTECLGGDLDEVLDTHLASRYETACDPRLNAAQSIELAFGVARLLRELRGGA, encoded by the coding sequence ATGACGGCGAGCGACACGTACACGCAACCCCGCACGGCCCCGGCCGGGACCGGCACCGCGGCCCCGGGCCCGACCGGCCCCGCGGCCGACGCCGGGCGGGGCGGATGGACCCCCGGCTCGTGGCGGAGCCGGCCGGCCGCGCAGCAGCCCGAGTGGCCCGACCCCGGGGAACTGCGCGGCGTGGAGGACACCCTCGCGCTCAGGCCGCCCCTGGTGCTGCCCGACGAGATCCTCGACCTGCGCCGCTCCCTGGCCCAGGTCGCCGCGGGGGAGGGCTTCCTGCTCCAGGCGGGCGACTGCGCGGAGCGGTTCGGCTCCTGCACCGAGGCAGGGGTGCGCGGCAAGCTGCGGGTCATCCTCCAGGTGGCCATCCTGCTCACCTACGGCTCCGGGCTGCCGGTGGTGAAGGTGGGCAGAATCGCCGGCCAGTTCGGCAAGCCCCGCAGCCGCCCCACGGAGACCGTCGACGGCGTCGAACTGCCCGTCTACCGCGGGGACATCGTCAACGGCCCCGAGTTCACCGCCGAGGCCCGCCGCCCGGACGCCGGCCGGCTGCTGAGCGCCTACCACCACGCCTCGGCGGCCCTGAACGTGCTGCGGGCGCTGACCCTGGGCGGCTACGCCGACCTGGGCCAGGTCCACGACTGGAACCAGGAGTTCGTCCGGCGCAGCCCCGCCGGACAGCGGTACGAGAAGGCCGCCGACGACATCACCTGGGCCCTCAGGTTCATGTCCGCCTGCGGCCTGGACACCCGCTCCCAGGCCGCCCTGCACCAGGTCCAGCTCTACACCTCGCACGAGGCGCTGCTGCCGCAGTACGAGCAGGCGCTGATCCGGTACGACGAGAAGCGGCGGGGCTGGTTCGACACCAGTGCGCACCTGCTGTGGATCGGCGACCGCACCCGCGGCGTCGACGGCGCGCACGTGGAACTGCTCGCCGGGGTGGACAACCCGGTCGGCGTCAAGGTGGGGCCCACCATGGGCGTCGACGACCTGCGGGAACTGTGCGAGCGGCTGGACCCCGACCGGGCGCCGGGCCGGCTCGTCCTGATCAGCAGGCTCGGCGCCGGGCGCGGCGCGGAGCTGCTGCCGCCGCTGCTGCGGGCCGTGCGGGACGCCGGGCACGCTCCGGTGTGGGCCTGCGACCCCATGCACGGGAACACCTTCGTCTCCGCGAGCGGCTACAAGACCCGCCGGCTGTCGGACATCACCACCGAGGTGGCCGAGTTCTTCGCGGTGCACCGCGAGGAGGGCCTGCACCCGGGCGGCATCCATCTCGAACTCACCGGCGACGACGTCACCGAGTGCCTCGGCGGCGACCTCGACGAGGTGCTGGACACCCACCTGGCCAGCCGGTACGAGACGGCCTGCGATCCCCGGCTGAACGCCGCCCAGTCGATCGAACTCGCCTTCGGCGTCGCCCGGTTGCTGCGTGAGCTGCGCGGCGGTGCGTGA
- a CDS encoding IclR family transcriptional regulator domain-containing protein, producing the protein MPAHTTHDAARDEAVAPLLRGIAVLGRLTGADGGTLSLSALERTTGLARSTVDRLTATLARMGYVRLDGRDVALAPRLMELGNAYLAALRLPALLSARADGLADELDESVSLAVGDRDGIRFIHQATRRRAMSLSFRIGDLLPAERTAPGPLFAAEWTASDWHRWRERRAADPGDHSFPAVPPREPGAPGEDFARRAAKAAADGWALDDQLIEPGLVAVSVPVRDPGTGRVACVASVVSHTSRHTAPDLRAALLPRLRAAVTAMEDDLRAAPAPEPGPPPAGLALWTGASKQELGREFVESLARGLTVLTAFGEGRSALTLTQVAQATGLARATARRALLTHARAGLVAPAAGHTFTLTPRVLSLGFPPLSRTSLPEIAQPHLTALAERVHESASLAVLSDSGEEIQYTARASAARVLSARVTVGTRLPARATALGRVLLALPEVRARGYALVDEELEAGLRAIAVPVRDRTGRVVAALNVALHAARRTADDCVAQILPELRHTADLVETELRVAGRFCRVAVV; encoded by the coding sequence ATGCCCGCCCACACCACTCACGACGCCGCCCGCGACGAGGCGGTCGCGCCGCTGCTGCGCGGCATCGCCGTACTCGGCCGGCTGACCGGGGCGGACGGCGGCACCCTCAGCCTCAGTGCCCTGGAGCGGACCACCGGCCTGGCCCGCTCCACGGTCGACCGCCTCACGGCGACCCTCGCCCGCATGGGGTACGTCCGGCTGGACGGCCGGGACGTGGCCCTGGCCCCCCGCCTGATGGAGCTCGGCAACGCCTATCTCGCCGCGCTCCGCCTCCCCGCCCTGCTCTCCGCCCGTGCCGACGGCCTGGCCGACGAACTCGACGAGTCCGTGTCACTGGCCGTCGGCGACCGGGACGGCATCCGCTTCATCCACCAGGCCACCCGCCGCCGCGCCATGTCCCTGAGCTTCCGCATCGGCGACCTGCTGCCGGCCGAACGCACCGCCCCGGGGCCCCTGTTCGCCGCGGAATGGACCGCATCGGACTGGCACCGGTGGCGGGAGCGCCGGGCCGCGGACCCGGGAGACCACTCCTTCCCCGCCGTGCCGCCACGCGAACCCGGCGCCCCCGGCGAGGACTTCGCCCGGCGGGCGGCGAAGGCGGCGGCCGACGGCTGGGCGCTGGACGACCAGCTGATCGAACCGGGCCTGGTCGCCGTCTCGGTCCCGGTACGGGACCCCGGCACCGGCCGGGTGGCGTGCGTGGCCAGCGTGGTGAGCCACACCAGCCGCCACACGGCACCGGACCTGCGGGCCGCCCTGCTCCCCCGGCTGCGCGCGGCGGTCACGGCGATGGAGGACGACCTGCGCGCCGCACCGGCCCCGGAACCGGGCCCGCCGCCCGCCGGCCTGGCCCTGTGGACGGGCGCCTCCAAGCAGGAACTGGGCCGGGAGTTCGTCGAGTCCCTGGCCCGCGGCCTGACCGTACTGACCGCCTTCGGCGAGGGCCGCTCCGCGCTGACCCTGACCCAGGTCGCGCAGGCGACCGGCCTGGCCCGTGCGACCGCCCGCCGGGCACTGCTCACCCACGCACGGGCGGGCCTGGTGGCGCCCGCCGCCGGCCACACCTTCACCCTCACCCCCCGGGTCCTGTCCCTCGGCTTCCCGCCGCTGTCCCGCACCTCCCTCCCCGAGATCGCCCAGCCCCACCTGACCGCCCTGGCCGAGCGGGTCCACGAGTCGGCGTCCCTCGCCGTCCTGTCGGACTCGGGCGAGGAGATCCAGTACACGGCCCGGGCGTCCGCGGCCCGTGTCCTGAGCGCCCGGGTCACGGTCGGCACCCGGCTGCCGGCCCGTGCGACGGCGCTGGGCCGCGTCCTGCTGGCCCTGCCCGAGGTCCGGGCGCGGGGCTACGCCCTGGTCGACGAGGAGCTGGAGGCCGGGCTGCGCGCCATCGCGGTCCCGGTGCGGGACCGTACGGGGCGGGTGGTGGCGGCCCTGAACGTCGCGCTGCACGCGGCCCGCCGCACGGCGGACGACTGCGTGGCGCAGATCCTGCCGGAGCTGCGGCACACGGCGGACCTGGTCGAGACCGAGCTGCGGGTGGCGGGGCGCTTCTGCCGCGTGGCGGTCGTCTGA